The nucleotide sequence AAGCCGCTATCAATTGTTTAGTCTTGAGCTTTTTTCGGTTTTTTTTAAGTTTCCAGAGATCGTATTGCGCCTGATGGTCAAGCCAGCTTTCAGGTGTTGTTCTAAATACCATTGAAATTCGCATGGCCATTTCAGGGCTTATTCCGATGTGACCATGCACAAGCTCTGATAACGTCTTTCGGCTGAC is from Nitrospirota bacterium and encodes:
- a CDS encoding HigA family addiction module antidote protein; amino-acid sequence: MMYNPPHPGEVLKELYIKPLGFSITEVAVALGVSRKTLSELVHGHIGISPEMAMRISMVFRTTPESWLDHQAQYDLWKLKKNRKKLKTKQLIAA